In the genome of Drosophila kikkawai strain 14028-0561.14 chromosome 2R, DkikHiC1v2, whole genome shotgun sequence, the window GCAGTGTCATATTAAGGCCACCACTCTGACCCTAAAGGAGAAGGTGAATCAACCAAAGGGAATGTTACTTATTTGGAAAACCTTTGGAGTGCAGTTTTATCTAATTTTGTGCTAATTTATGCGCCTCTCTTGGGGTTTATTTCAATGCAGTTTGTTTTCTAATCAAAACATTTGATTCTTATATTCAAATAGTATTCATTATTCCCTTAAAGAGCTTTGCCCATAAACACCTtacaatttctttaaaaatcaagACCTCACGCAACTATACTTTAGCTTTTCCATTTAAAGCCACATGACCTTCCCTCCCCCTGaccaaaaatggcaaaatctCAGCTCCAAAGTGTTGGAAACCAGTCTCGGTGATCGACATCCTTAAGTGACTTGATCCAATGCCAGGTGCTAGGCCATAAATGTGCCACCTCGAGTGGCTATCAGCCATACTCATAtgttttccaaattgaattagCTTTTGGCGATAAAGCAAAAAGCAGACAATGGTGCCCAGAGAGGAAGACTATAGATAAGGCCGTTCCGGCGGCAGTTTGGTGCCTAGATAAGTCCAAATACTACCACCTTTATCTGTCTTTAATCCGCAGGCGAGCCTCGTAGACACGCTGTGCGCCGATCATGGATCCACCACGGTGCACAGGGACAACCATCACTTCCTGCGGCTGCACAACGGCGAGCTCAGTGGACGCGGCGCCCAGAAGGAGCTGTGCGCCAACAGTGCCGACTCGGTGCTGGCCTGGGTGCCCTACCACACCGTGCTCAAGAACTATGCCGCCGAGCTGAACCCCAAGGAGCGACTGACCTACATAGCCAAGGCCACCAACGTAGAGCGCGAGAAGACAGAGCTGTGCCACTTCCGGCACACGGATCTGGTCAATGCCGTGACCGACAGCCTCTTCACCTGCGTGGTCATGATATTCGGGGACAATTTTGTGAGTGTTTCCTCCAGGATTACCCCAAGATCGCTCATAAAGATTGAATCCTTTCCAGTACGGCCTGGAGGACAACATCAATgtgctggtggagctggagcCGCTGATGTACCAGCTGCGGAACATCACCTATCTGCCCTGGCGCAACGTCACCAACAGCTACAAGATGCACCTGGGCGACAGCGTGCTCCGGAATCCGAGCGGCGAGCGGAAGCCCATCTACGGCAGCCTCAACTACGCCTTCGTGGAGAAGATCGAGCTGAACACGACCACTGTGTATCGGGACGAGCAGCATCTGGCCAGGCTGCCGCTGCTCTTTGAGCATCGCGGCTCGGTCCTGCAACTGGACGAGCACGGCGTGGGCGGCTTGGACGTGGCCGAGAAGGCGTACTTCGGCCGCACCATGGACGCCAGGAGCGAGGTGAAGGTCCAGGTGATTGGCCAGTGGGTGGACCAGCAACGGGAGTTCGGCGCCGACATCTACGAGTACTACGGCCACGGGTTAAGGCGCTACAAGCAGCCTCTAGCCGGTGCCCGACTCACCTTCGTCCGGATTGACAACACGGAGCCGGTTTTCCAGGCCCCTGAATCGAATAATCTGGCCAAGGCATCGCTTTTCCGCGAGCACAAGGCAGGAAAACTGAAGGAGAATCAGACCGCGGGAAACTTTACCGAGTGGGAAAATTCGGAGTtggacgaggatgaggatgagccGGGCTTCTACGGCTGGTTTGTGGTCTGTGCCCTGCTCCTGGCCCTCGCCGTTGTGGTCGGTCTGTATCTCGTGATACGCACGCAGAGCCGGCGGAACAAGCAGAGGCAAATGTACGATTTGGCCAACACAAATGTTCCGGCGCCAGCCtaaaaaaaatccatttaaaat includes:
- the LOC108072308 gene encoding uncharacterized protein; this translates as MFALAKPIGCLALVLLVVTLGSAFEEHPHFCIETEPLLLSEIDRHVVMPSERDLQCHIKATTLTLKEKASLVDTLCADHGSTTVHRDNHHFLRLHNGELSGRGAQKELCANSADSVLAWVPYHTVLKNYAAELNPKERLTYIAKATNVEREKTELCHFRHTDLVNAVTDSLFTCVVMIFGDNFYGLEDNINVLVELEPLMYQLRNITYLPWRNVTNSYKMHLGDSVLRNPSGERKPIYGSLNYAFVEKIELNTTTVYRDEQHLARLPLLFEHRGSVLQLDEHGVGGLDVAEKAYFGRTMDARSEVKVQVIGQWVDQQREFGADIYEYYGHGLRRYKQPLAGARLTFVRIDNTEPVFQAPESNNLAKASLFREHKAGKLKENQTAGNFTEWENSELDEDEDEPGFYGWFVVCALLLALAVVVGLYLVIRTQSRRNKQRQMYDLANTNVPAPA